In Rhodopirellula sp. P2, the DNA window CAGCTGGCACCCAGTTCGACATCGATTTTGGCGTCGCGAGCGGCGTCGCGAAGTTTGCTCAGTGCCCGTGCTTCGAGTTGACGCACGCGTTCCTTGGTGACGCCCATTTCTTCGCCGACCTCTTTCAAGGTCAAAGGTTCGACGCCGCGTTGCAGTCCAAAGCGAGCGGTGATGATCTTTTGTTCGCGTTCATCCAAGCGGTCCAAGATACGAGCCAACTCACGTTGACGTTGCAGCTGAACGGTTTCTTCCAGGTAGGGATCCAGGCGTTCGTCTTGGTGTGCGACGAACATTTCTTCTGGCGTGGCGCGGAAGCGATCACGGTGTTTGAATTCGTTCGGGATGGTCCGAGCGAAGTTCTTCATGATTGCCCAGGAAGCGTAGGTGCTGAATTTGTTCCCACGTGAGTAATCAAATTTCTCGACGGCTCGGATCAAGGACATGTTGCCGTCGCTGATCAACGAGAAGAAGTCTTCCGCCGAGGCGACGTGGCGTTTGGCGATGGAAACGACCAAACGCAAGTTCGATTGCACGATCTTGTTCTTCACTTTGACAGCTTCTTCGTACAGCGATTGGATTTGATCCATCACGGCAGTGTCCATGCGATCCGCTTCAATCAGTGATTGACGCAGTTTGTTCGCACGGTGCTTCAGGTAGTTCATTTTGCGGAACAGGTGGCCCTCTTGTTCCCGATTCAACAAGGGGACGTCGTAGAGAGCCGCCAGGTAGCTGGGCAATTCCGAGGGAGCCCGCACTTTCCGAGCGGATTCCGAAACGGGCATTTCGGCCAAGTACTCGGGTTCTCGCGAGGTGTCTTCGAAGTCTTCGTTGTAGATGTATTCCAAAGGCATCTCGAGCAGATGCTGCATTCGAACTTCATTCAGAATGCGCTGGATGCTGGTGCGAGTGCGTTTGAAGCGTTTGCACAATTGCGGGATTGTGGCGCCGTGCAATTGCAGTTGGTGAATGACGCGTTTGTCTTCTTCGCTGAGTGTTTCGCGATGGTGAGGGAAGATCGCCAGTTGGCGATTTTTCGCATCGAAGTTCTTGAGCGTGTAGCGAACCGTTTCGGGGGAACGGTGCATGATCGATGCGATTTGCTGGATGACTTCGGCAAAGGTGGCTCCGCCCTCGACCAATTGCCGAGCGCGTTCGACCATCTCGGTCTTCTCGTTGTCGCTCAATTGGCTGAAGCGTTCGCCGCGACGGACTTTGTCGCGGTTGTTGGCGATGAAACGATCGACGCTGCTGTTCAGGAATCCGACTCGTTTGCGTTTGCCGAACAGGAACTTTCGGCTGACCAAGCCGGCGTCACGCCAGCGGCTGATCGTCTTGGTGGAAACGTGGAAATTGCGACTGAGGTCGGCGACGGTGTGCACGTGCTCACCGGCTTCGTCGGCACTGATGTCGGCTGAATCGGAGAGGTCTTCGATCAGCAAACGCAGGTCGTGCACCAAGTCGGCCGAGGCGATCGTTTGCCGCAGCGACGATTCGGGGCGGTAGTTGGTGATCCGGAAGGTGACGTAGTCCATGGAGTAATCGCGATCGGGCTGAATTTCCGACAGCAATTTCTCGGCCAACAAGGACTGCTCGACCTTCTTGGCTCGAGGGCTGAATCGAGACAGTTGATCGCGAAGTTCTTTGACAGCAATGTTTCGGTAAGACGCATGCATGATCTTGGTTTCCCAATGCCAGATTGTCCGTGCCGTTGTCCTTGCGACCCCGGCGGGTCGTCAGCACGTCAATCCAATTTGCCCGGGGGTCGCCTTATCCGTAAGGCGATCGGTTTGATCGGGCAGGGAGACTTCGTTTTCAAGGCCGCCCAACCGGGCTGCTCAAAAACCATCCTATTTCTCACTGCCGTCTCGTCCGGCGCGACTCCGTGCCACGCCAGTTGAAGGCAACCGAGCATCAGAGCACTGATTTTCGGCCGACTTCTTGGGCTGTCCTGATTAGAGCGTGTGATCTGACCGAGAGTTCGCTGAGATCACCGTTGATAGCGAAAAAGACGAGTTTTTCGTCTTCCTGCCCTCGCCAAGTTTCCCTCGTTGACCCAATGTCAAAACGAGAGGGACCGGTTGAAGTGCGCCGCTACCCTGCCCAGATCAGGACGAGGGACCACTAGTGAAAGTTTCAGGCCAAACGGCACGTGCCAAGTCGAAAAAACGATTTGACTTTGCAAGTGTCCGGCAAAACGCTTGGTTTTCTCGTGCACAAAATTTTTGAGGCTACGAGCAAGTGTCCTTGTCACTGTCAAAAAAGTGCAAAGTTTACAATCAGTTTGAAACTTTGGCGGTCTCAGATTGAGAAAGCCGGCCAGAAGTGCGAGATCCGGTCAACCGGGAGAACCGGTCGAGCCGATTGAACGGATTGAGGCCGCCCATGCGAAGCGGTCGCGAGATTTTCGACTCTGCCGCCAATCCGCTGAATTGATCATGACGAATTCGACTTCTAACTGTGTTTCTTCGAATTCTCCTTCCGCGACTCGTCGTGCGTTCCTGGCTCGCTTGGTAGCGATGGGCGGCATGGCGGGGACGTTGGGGGCGAGTTCGATCGCCGTTGCCGCGGGGTCTGCGAAGGCCAGCGATGTGATCCTTCGCCCTCGCTTGGATCTCGGGTTGTATCGCGTTCGAATGGAGATGGACGTCAAGGGAAATGTCAATTTGACCAAGGACCCGTTGCTCGCCCGTGCCAATGATTCGAGCACCAAGCAGCAGTTGCCGATCACGGCGAAAATCGCATTGGATTACGAGGAGCGATTTTTGCGGCCTCGCAACGCTGACCTGGAATCGCCCATCATCGCGGCGGAGCGGCACTATCACATGGCGGAGGGTGTCAGTCGGTTGAGCCGCTTGGACCAAACCTCGCAGTTGCGTGGCAATTTGGGCTCGATTGTGGCTCGCCGGGACACGTTGCCAGAG includes these proteins:
- a CDS encoding sigma-70 family RNA polymerase sigma factor translates to MHASYRNIAVKELRDQLSRFSPRAKKVEQSLLAEKLLSEIQPDRDYSMDYVTFRITNYRPESSLRQTIASADLVHDLRLLIEDLSDSADISADEAGEHVHTVADLSRNFHVSTKTISRWRDAGLVSRKFLFGKRKRVGFLNSSVDRFIANNRDKVRRGERFSQLSDNEKTEMVERARQLVEGGATFAEVIQQIASIMHRSPETVRYTLKNFDAKNRQLAIFPHHRETLSEEDKRVIHQLQLHGATIPQLCKRFKRTRTSIQRILNEVRMQHLLEMPLEYIYNEDFEDTSREPEYLAEMPVSESARKVRAPSELPSYLAALYDVPLLNREQEGHLFRKMNYLKHRANKLRQSLIEADRMDTAVMDQIQSLYEEAVKVKNKIVQSNLRLVVSIAKRHVASAEDFFSLISDGNMSLIRAVEKFDYSRGNKFSTYASWAIMKNFARTIPNEFKHRDRFRATPEEMFVAHQDERLDPYLEETVQLQRQRELARILDRLDEREQKIITARFGLQRGVEPLTLKEVGEEMGVTKERVRQLEARALSKLRDAARDAKIDVELGAS